The Spiroplasma citri genome has a segment encoding these proteins:
- a CDS encoding AAA family ATPase, producing the protein MMTLTERLEELTKQLQQNVYEKEEIFNLAMLAMLSGESIFLLGKPGIAKSLVSRRLKHAFKNGTIFEYLMNRFSTPEEIFGPISIEDLQKGVYKRLIDKYLPTAEIVFLDEIWKAGPSIQNTLLTIINEKIFRNAGVDIKVPMKLLISASNELPAEGQGLEALYDRFIIRYIAQGLKDEENFNEMIAGVTELDVKVDEALQITHEEYDVWRKEINKIKITSVTFDFISRFRKAMYIATEGEYYISDRRWKKIAHLMKASAFYNGRDTVDKVDWLVIPYCIWDDEQQQEEYNAIFNEFYLDALTYDVREKKNRLSKELEELSAQYEDIQEVNSRKSEYLDVFDGKLQGTFHRIFWKNQQYPICFIRVEDFIDARHNKTQPTLIELYYGEDLDNMADVLQTEISYVNDSTFKIIKTNEEIKIEIKNSKVDNNSKVEKRILAIEREIDSLTTAFPDEKERLLSLNCLFFKERFTLAVNNAFSDSKLNFNEDGLELEHFSIPEQKISNNNFEQSTKN; encoded by the coding sequence ATGATGACACTTACAGAAAGATTAGAAGAATTAACAAAGCAACTACAGCAAAATGTTTATGAAAAAGAAGAAATTTTTAATTTAGCAATGTTAGCAATGCTAAGTGGTGAATCAATTTTTCTTTTAGGAAAACCCGGAATTGCTAAATCATTAGTTTCTCGTCGTTTAAAACATGCTTTTAAAAATGGTACTATTTTTGAATACTTAATGAATCGTTTTTCTACACCAGAAGAAATTTTTGGTCCAATTTCAATTGAAGATTTACAAAAAGGAGTATATAAACGTTTAATTGATAAATATTTACCAACCGCAGAAATTGTATTTTTAGATGAAATTTGAAAAGCAGGACCATCAATTCAAAATACTTTATTAACAATTATTAATGAAAAGATTTTTCGTAATGCTGGAGTAGATATTAAAGTACCAATGAAATTATTAATTTCCGCATCAAATGAATTGCCAGCAGAAGGGCAAGGCCTTGAAGCTTTATATGACCGCTTTATTATTCGTTATATTGCCCAAGGTTTAAAAGATGAGGAAAACTTTAATGAGATGATTGCTGGGGTAACTGAATTGGATGTAAAAGTTGATGAGGCTTTACAAATTACACATGAAGAATATGATGTGTGACGAAAAGAAATTAATAAGATTAAAATAACATCAGTAACCTTTGATTTCATTTCACGATTTCGAAAAGCAATGTATATTGCTACTGAAGGTGAATATTATATTTCCGATCGTCGTTGAAAGAAGATTGCTCATTTAATGAAAGCTTCAGCATTTTATAATGGTCGTGATACAGTTGACAAAGTTGATTGATTAGTAATTCCATATTGTATTTGAGATGATGAACAACAACAAGAAGAATATAATGCTATTTTTAATGAATTTTATTTAGATGCTTTAACATATGATGTTCGTGAAAAAAAGAATCGTTTAAGCAAAGAATTAGAAGAATTATCAGCTCAATATGAAGATATTCAAGAAGTTAATAGTCGTAAAAGTGAATATTTAGATGTTTTTGATGGAAAATTACAAGGAACATTTCATCGAATTTTTTGAAAAAATCAACAATATCCAATTTGTTTTATCCGTGTTGAGGATTTCATTGATGCTCGTCATAATAAAACACAACCAACTTTAATTGAATTATATTATGGCGAAGATTTAGATAATATGGCAGATGTTTTACAAACAGAGATTAGTTATGTTAATGATAGTACTTTTAAAATTATTAAAACAAATGAAGAAATTAAAATTGAAATTAAGAATTCAAAAGTGGATAATAATTCAAAAGTGGAAAAAAGAATTTTAGCTATTGAACGGGAAATTGATAGTTTAACAACTGCTTTTCCTGATGAAAAGGAACGATTATTATCTTTAAATTGTCTCTTTTTTAAAGAACGTTTTACGTTAGCAGTTAACAATGCTTTTAGTGATAGTAAATTAAATTTTAATGAAGATGGGTTAGAATTAGAACATTTTTCAATCCCAGAACAAAAAATAAGTAATAATAATTTTGAACAATCAACAAAAAATTAA